GCAATACGCTACAAGCGATGCTTGATCGCGCCAAAGGTAGTGGTGAGGCAATGCCAGCCCCTTCCCCGAAGCCAGATATATCATCCCGTAAACCTACGCTGAATGGTCGTAAGGGGACTAAGTTGATCGGTGGGCATTTTTCTCCTGAAGTCAGCACCCAGCTTCGTATTATCGCGGCCGAAGAGGGAACGACGGTTCAGAGTTTGCTTGGAGAAGCACTGGACGATCTGTTTG
This genomic window from Acetobacter oryzoeni contains:
- a CDS encoding ribbon-helix-helix domain-containing protein; amino-acid sequence: MAKSNTLQAMLDRAKGSGEAMPAPSPKPDISSRKPTLNGRKGTKLIGGHFSPEVSTQLRIIAAEEGTTVQSLLGEALDDLFVKKGRSRIVSG